A genomic window from Microbacterium sp. H1-D42 includes:
- a CDS encoding aspartate dehydrogenase domain-containing protein, whose protein sequence is MADLRVAFLGGGNINGELRGIVEHARPYDVAGTFGRGDELPSAADMDVVVEAATQDAVRERVPSLLDAGVDVILLSVGALADADLRARLSAPDGAAAGRGMLIACTGAIGGLDQVRALRAAGTLRAVSIESRKQPGALMQPWMDAELRERLTEGDTEIVLADGLAAEVAQQFPSSANVAAALALAADAWDTAIARIVADPAATRTRHEIRASGELGEVRVVVENAPSAERPRSSAVVAWAALRALDDYARLRGYDGVDGVAFL, encoded by the coding sequence ATGGCGGATCTGCGGGTGGCGTTCCTCGGTGGTGGCAACATCAACGGCGAGCTGCGCGGCATCGTCGAGCACGCGCGTCCGTACGACGTGGCGGGCACGTTCGGTCGGGGCGACGAGTTGCCGTCGGCCGCGGACATGGACGTCGTCGTCGAGGCGGCGACGCAGGATGCCGTGCGCGAGCGGGTTCCGTCGCTGTTGGATGCGGGTGTCGACGTGATCCTGCTGTCGGTGGGGGCGCTGGCGGATGCTGACCTGCGGGCGCGACTGTCGGCGCCGGACGGCGCCGCCGCGGGCCGTGGCATGCTGATCGCCTGCACCGGAGCGATCGGCGGGCTGGATCAGGTGCGGGCGCTGCGCGCGGCTGGCACCCTGCGGGCGGTGTCGATCGAGAGCCGCAAGCAGCCGGGCGCGCTGATGCAGCCGTGGATGGATGCTGAGCTGCGCGAGCGGCTGACCGAGGGAGACACCGAGATCGTGCTCGCCGACGGGCTCGCGGCCGAGGTCGCCCAGCAGTTCCCGTCGTCGGCGAACGTCGCGGCCGCGCTCGCGCTGGCGGCGGATGCCTGGGACACGGCGATCGCTCGGATCGTGGCCGACCCCGCTGCGACGCGTACGCGGCACGAGATCCGGGCGTCGGGGGAGTTGGGCGAAGTGCGCGTGGTGGTGGAGAACGCGCCGTCGGCGGAGCGGCCCCGCTCGAGCGCCGTGGTCGCGTGGGCCGCGCTGCGCGCGCTGGACGACTACGCCCGACTGCGCGGCTATGACGGGGTCGACGGGGTGGCATTCCTCTGA
- a CDS encoding ASCH domain-containing protein, protein MTTDALSTYWHRVRAEIPALPADVPEAWAFGATPEHADGLLDLVLTGIKTGTASSVWDYEASGERMPEVGDLSVILDGAGAPRAVIRTTSVAIVPFDQVTAEHANAEGEGDRTLTAWRDIHERFWRQHSESSRGWATDMAVLCERFALLHPLP, encoded by the coding sequence ATGACGACTGACGCCCTCAGCACCTATTGGCACCGCGTGCGCGCGGAGATTCCCGCACTGCCCGCCGACGTGCCCGAGGCCTGGGCCTTCGGGGCCACGCCCGAGCATGCCGACGGGCTGCTCGACCTCGTCCTGACCGGAATCAAGACCGGGACCGCATCATCGGTGTGGGACTACGAGGCCAGCGGCGAGCGGATGCCCGAGGTCGGCGACCTCAGCGTCATCCTCGACGGCGCTGGCGCCCCGCGGGCGGTGATCCGCACGACCTCGGTGGCGATCGTGCCGTTCGACCAGGTCACCGCTGAGCACGCCAACGCGGAGGGCGAAGGCGACCGCACGCTGACCGCCTGGCGAGACATCCATGAGCGTTTCTGGCGCCAGCACTCCGAGAGCTCCCGGGGCTGGGCGACGGACATGGCGGTTCTCTGCGAGCGGTTCGCTCTCTTGCATCCGCTTCCCTGA
- a CDS encoding ABC transporter ATP-binding protein, with protein MITAEGLSKRYGDKLAVDDVSFTVRPGSVTGFLGPNGAGKSTTMRMIVGLDRPTAGRVTVNGQSYAHLRAPLTEVGVLLDAKAVHTGRSARNHLRAMAATHGIPTSRVDEVIEITGLGSVAGKRAGGFSLGMGQRLGIAAALLGDPHTLILDEPVNGLDPEGVRWVRQFVRHAASEGRTVLLSSHLMSEMAQTADHVIVLGRGKVLADAPLPELVRAWTTARVLVRSPRATQLADVLAGPDVEIVATDAFTLDVTGLPASRIGDLAFERGIPVHELTPASGSLEDAYLALTGEAVEYRTRAVPQEGAQLEEARA; from the coding sequence ATGATCACAGCAGAAGGTCTCAGCAAGCGCTACGGCGACAAGCTCGCCGTCGACGACGTGTCGTTCACGGTGCGCCCGGGCAGCGTCACCGGATTCCTCGGGCCGAACGGCGCGGGCAAATCGACCACCATGCGCATGATCGTCGGCCTCGACCGGCCGACCGCCGGCCGCGTCACAGTCAACGGGCAGAGCTACGCCCACCTCCGCGCACCGCTGACCGAAGTCGGCGTGCTGCTGGATGCCAAGGCAGTGCACACCGGGCGCAGCGCGCGCAATCACCTGCGTGCCATGGCCGCCACCCACGGCATCCCGACCTCTCGCGTCGACGAGGTCATCGAGATCACCGGGCTCGGCTCTGTGGCTGGCAAGCGCGCCGGCGGCTTCTCGCTCGGCATGGGCCAGCGCCTCGGCATCGCGGCTGCCCTGCTCGGCGACCCGCACACCCTGATCCTCGACGAGCCGGTCAACGGCCTCGACCCCGAGGGCGTGCGCTGGGTTCGCCAGTTCGTGCGACACGCAGCATCCGAGGGACGCACTGTGCTGCTCTCGAGCCACCTCATGAGCGAGATGGCGCAGACGGCCGACCACGTGATCGTGCTCGGCCGCGGCAAGGTTCTCGCTGACGCGCCCCTCCCCGAACTCGTCCGCGCGTGGACCACCGCGCGGGTGCTGGTGCGCAGCCCCAGGGCCACCCAGCTCGCCGACGTCCTCGCGGGTCCTGACGTGGAGATCGTCGCCACCGACGCGTTCACGCTCGATGTCACCGGCCTGCCGGCATCCCGCATCGGTGATCTCGCGTTCGAGCGCGGAATCCCCGTGCACGAACTCACCCCCGCCAGCGGCTCACTCGAAGACGCCTACCTCGCCCTCACCGGCGAAGCCGTCGAGTACCGCACCCGCGCCGTCCCGCAGGAGGGCGCCCAGCTCGAGGAGGCCCGCGCATGA
- a CDS encoding ABC transporter permease subunit, producing MTAIQARATHLPVSTIRLTFPRQLRSELIKLMTVRGTWWSVAIVAALSIGLAFLATMTMSPPSDVMMAVVAPVQFTMLLAGILGVISVTGEYSTGMIRSTLTANPVRGSVLVAKSIVLAVFMFVVSLVILLASAIAITPLAAANDMAVQWSDPALTLVPILSAAGAMALFALLGVGLGFLLRSGAAAIATTVGILFVLPIIVMALASLAPDVQWLMSVGDYLPSAAVQSAIMPAEGYGLTRGEAWVTLVAWPGITLLGAWAVLRGKDA from the coding sequence ATGACCGCCATCCAGGCCCGCGCCACGCACCTGCCCGTCAGCACCATCCGCCTCACCTTCCCCCGCCAGCTGCGCAGCGAGCTGATCAAGCTCATGACCGTGCGCGGCACGTGGTGGTCGGTGGCGATCGTCGCCGCCCTCAGCATCGGGCTGGCCTTCCTGGCGACCATGACCATGTCGCCTCCGTCCGACGTGATGATGGCCGTCGTCGCACCAGTGCAGTTCACGATGCTGCTCGCAGGCATTCTGGGTGTGATCTCGGTGACCGGCGAGTACTCCACCGGCATGATCCGCTCCACGCTCACCGCCAACCCGGTGCGCGGGTCGGTGCTGGTGGCGAAGTCGATCGTGCTCGCGGTGTTCATGTTCGTCGTCTCGCTCGTGATCCTGCTGGCGTCCGCGATCGCGATCACCCCGCTCGCCGCCGCGAACGACATGGCCGTGCAGTGGTCGGATCCCGCGCTGACCCTGGTGCCGATCCTGTCGGCCGCCGGCGCCATGGCGCTGTTCGCCCTGCTCGGCGTCGGGCTCGGTTTCCTGCTGCGCTCCGGCGCCGCTGCGATCGCCACGACCGTCGGCATCCTGTTCGTGCTGCCCATCATCGTGATGGCGCTGGCCAGCCTCGCTCCTGACGTGCAGTGGCTGATGAGCGTCGGCGATTACCTGCCGTCAGCGGCCGTGCAGTCCGCGATCATGCCCGCAGAGGGCTACGGACTCACCCGTGGCGAGGCATGGGTGACGCTGGTCGCCTGGCCAGGCATCACGCTGCTGGGTGCGTGGGCAGTGCTCCGCGGGAAGGATGCCTGA
- the dcd gene encoding dCTP deaminase, producing MLLSDRDIRAELASGRVGLSPFDDTMVQPSSVDVRLDRYFRLFDNHKYPYIDPSEDQPELTRLIEVKPDEPFILHPGEFALGATFEQISLPDDVAARLEGKSSLGRLGLITHSTAGFVDPGFTGHVTLELANVATLPIKLWPGMKIGQFCFFRLSSPAENAYGSGPYGNRYQGQRGPTASRAFQNFHRTDVSTTDAGAIGG from the coding sequence GTGCTTCTCAGCGACCGCGACATCAGGGCAGAACTCGCATCGGGCCGCGTCGGGCTTTCACCGTTCGACGACACGATGGTGCAGCCCTCCAGTGTCGACGTGCGCCTGGATCGGTACTTCCGGCTGTTCGACAACCACAAGTACCCGTACATCGATCCGTCCGAGGATCAGCCCGAGCTGACCCGCCTGATCGAGGTCAAGCCCGACGAACCGTTCATCCTGCATCCCGGCGAGTTCGCCCTCGGCGCCACCTTCGAACAGATATCCCTTCCGGACGATGTCGCCGCACGACTCGAGGGCAAATCCTCACTCGGGCGCCTCGGCCTGATCACGCACTCCACCGCCGGTTTCGTCGACCCGGGGTTCACCGGTCACGTCACGCTCGAGCTGGCGAATGTCGCCACCCTGCCGATCAAGCTGTGGCCGGGTATGAAGATCGGCCAGTTCTGCTTCTTCCGCCTGAGCTCGCCGGCCGAGAACGCCTACGGTTCCGGCCCGTACGGCAACCGCTACCAGGGGCAGCGCGGCCCCACAGCATCCCGCGCATTCCAGAATTTCCACCGCACCGACGTGAGCACGACCGATGCGGGAGCGATCGGAGGCTGA
- a CDS encoding MFS transporter, producing the protein MTVSAPLPTVATQKTRMPYAALLTMMAMSFLLVSAEFLPNGVLTEIAAELSVTPGQAGQLVTVTAFAGLLVAPTIGLALPRLDRRTLLVWMAVLAAISNLVVAIAPSLPLMLVARVLLGAALSGFWTMSITVAARIAGPERLGRAVMFTSAGTSLATVAGVPVGVMLSQVLDWRGVFGIAAAVTALLAIGLRMLLPSVPAENAARISILVETLRRPGIGLGVVGHVLVIFGHALAYTYIRLALERVQADGVAVDEGTIIVLLAVFGVGGFIGNIVIGVGIDRTYRVLAVATPLVIALALMLIIVGAGSLWTVGAVAFVWGFFFASWLLIVNTWVGHRMPDRLEAGGGLIVVGFQAAIMLAAGVGGMLVDAIGIELAYSVGAATLVVGAVLFGLSDRVSTRR; encoded by the coding sequence ATGACCGTCTCCGCGCCCTTGCCCACTGTCGCCACTCAGAAGACACGCATGCCGTACGCGGCGCTGCTGACGATGATGGCGATGAGCTTTCTGCTCGTCAGTGCGGAATTCCTGCCGAACGGGGTGCTCACCGAGATCGCCGCAGAGCTGAGCGTGACGCCAGGGCAGGCAGGGCAGCTCGTCACAGTCACCGCGTTCGCCGGACTGCTCGTCGCGCCCACGATCGGGCTGGCGCTGCCGAGGCTCGACCGGCGCACGCTGCTGGTGTGGATGGCCGTGCTGGCCGCGATCTCGAATCTGGTCGTCGCAATCGCCCCGAGTCTGCCGCTGATGCTGGTCGCCCGAGTACTGCTCGGCGCGGCGCTGTCGGGGTTCTGGACCATGTCGATCACGGTCGCCGCGCGCATCGCCGGCCCCGAGCGCCTTGGCCGGGCGGTGATGTTCACCTCGGCGGGAACCTCGCTGGCGACCGTCGCCGGGGTGCCTGTGGGAGTGATGCTCAGCCAGGTGCTGGACTGGCGCGGCGTATTCGGGATCGCCGCTGCGGTGACGGCGCTGCTCGCGATCGGGCTTCGGATGCTGCTGCCGTCGGTGCCCGCCGAGAACGCGGCCCGGATCTCGATCCTGGTCGAGACGCTGCGCCGCCCCGGGATCGGTCTCGGCGTCGTCGGCCATGTGCTGGTGATCTTCGGCCATGCTCTGGCGTACACGTACATCCGCCTCGCGTTGGAGCGGGTGCAGGCAGACGGAGTGGCGGTCGATGAAGGAACCATCATCGTGCTGCTGGCGGTGTTCGGCGTCGGCGGCTTCATCGGCAACATCGTCATCGGCGTCGGCATCGACCGCACCTACCGGGTGCTCGCGGTCGCCACCCCGCTGGTGATCGCGCTGGCGCTGATGCTCATCATCGTCGGCGCTGGGTCGCTGTGGACGGTGGGCGCTGTGGCGTTCGTGTGGGGATTCTTCTTCGCCTCGTGGCTGCTGATCGTGAACACGTGGGTCGGTCACCGCATGCCCGACCGGCTCGAGGCAGGAGGCGGACTCATCGTGGTCGGCTTCCAAGCGGCGATCATGCTCGCGGCGGGGGTCGGCGGAATGCTGGTGGACGCCATCGGCATCGAACTCGCCTACAGCGTCGGCGCCGCGACGTTGGTCGTCGGAGCCGTGCTGTTCGGGCTGTCGGATCGGGTGTCTACGCGCCGATAG
- a CDS encoding AraC family transcriptional regulator, translating to MSLLAPAPTPSTRTDALERLLGGIAISIRSQRRVAPAVETAIALDTGALSLVYVLAGRVRPPAGSGIPDSLAAGDAMLVSGRRSLTLQVPAGAEVLASHLVLSDSAVHLADLLPDSAWIRGFAELEPAAAALAQHMGGDGTTCERDGDLVICRMMATTLLQSVIRAWSRIGCAPQGWPSRTNDPFLDRVVDAVADAPGRLWTVEQMASISALSRSVFAERFRAAFGSSPAQYVADVRMRAARALLIDGRGVSEVSRELGYGSDEGFSRAFRRHTGMTPSAWRARETTARA from the coding sequence ATGAGCCTTCTCGCACCGGCGCCGACTCCGTCCACGCGCACTGATGCGCTGGAGCGGCTGCTGGGCGGCATCGCCATCAGCATCCGCTCACAGCGCCGCGTCGCGCCTGCTGTCGAGACGGCCATCGCCCTCGACACCGGCGCGCTCTCGCTGGTCTACGTATTGGCGGGGCGAGTGCGGCCGCCGGCAGGGTCCGGCATCCCCGACTCCCTCGCGGCGGGCGACGCGATGCTCGTCTCGGGCCGCCGCAGTCTGACTCTGCAGGTGCCGGCGGGCGCAGAGGTGCTGGCGTCGCACCTCGTACTTTCCGACAGCGCCGTCCACCTCGCCGACCTGCTGCCCGACAGCGCCTGGATCCGCGGCTTCGCCGAACTCGAGCCCGCCGCGGCGGCGCTCGCCCAGCACATGGGCGGCGACGGGACGACGTGCGAGCGGGACGGCGACCTGGTCATCTGCCGCATGATGGCCACCACGCTGCTGCAGTCCGTCATCCGTGCGTGGTCACGCATCGGCTGCGCGCCGCAGGGCTGGCCGTCGCGCACGAACGATCCGTTCCTGGATCGGGTGGTGGATGCTGTCGCCGACGCACCGGGCCGGCTGTGGACCGTCGAGCAGATGGCATCCATCAGCGCACTCTCCCGCTCGGTCTTCGCCGAGCGGTTTCGCGCTGCCTTCGGGTCATCACCGGCACAATATGTCGCCGATGTGCGCATGCGCGCCGCCCGCGCTCTGCTGATCGACGGACGCGGGGTGAGCGAGGTCTCCCGCGAGCTCGGCTACGGATCCGACGAGGGCTTCAGCCGTGCGTTCCGGCGTCACACCGGCATGACGCCGTCCGCCTGGCGGGCGCGGGAGACGACCGCAAGAGCCTGA